In Macrotis lagotis isolate mMagLag1 chromosome 8, bilby.v1.9.chrom.fasta, whole genome shotgun sequence, a single genomic region encodes these proteins:
- the HESX1 gene encoding homeobox expressed in ES cells 1, which produces MALWATANSRARPTLAEGKPSPRSFSIESILGLEPKKECGPAIPPARPWTDPCGPLGEDGNPCLSIPILPNSSLLPHPGNYPSPEERILKCEKYVSASERLCFKRELSWYRGRRPRTAFTRNQIEVLENVFRVNSYPGIDIREDLARKLNLEEDRIQIWFQNRRAKLKRSHRESQFLMVKNNLNTNLSK; this is translated from the exons ATGGCCCTCTGGGCAACCGCCAATTCCCGGGCGCGGCCCACCCTGGCCGAGGGCAAGCCCTCCCCTCGCTCCTTTTCCATCGAGAGCATTTTGGGACTAGAACCCAAGAAGGAATGCGGCCCAGCCATCCCTCCTGCCAGGCCCTGGACAGACCCTTGTGGCCCCTTAG GAGAAGATGGAAATCCATGCCTATCCATCCCCATCTTGCCCAACAGCAGTCTGCTCCCTCACCCTGGGAATTATCCTTCACCAGAAGAAAGGATCTTGAAATGTGAGAAATATGTTTCAGCTTCAGAAAGACTGTGCTTTAAAAGAGAGCTGAGCTGGTATCGAGGCAGGAGACCAAGAACTGCTTTTACCAGGAACCAG ATTGAAGTATTGGAAAATGTCTTTAGAGTAAACTCCTACCCTGGTATTGATATCAGAGAAGACCTGGCTCGAAAATTGAATTTGGAGGAAGATAGAATCCAG aTTTGGTTCCAAAATCGCAGGGCAAAACTGAAAAGGTCCCACAGGGAATCCCAGTTCCTAATGGtgaaaaacaatttgaatacAAATCTCTCCAAATAG